The following coding sequences lie in one Alphaproteobacteria bacterium genomic window:
- a CDS encoding YceI family protein yields the protein MPNEAPISRRAGGAIAVAAVLAPTPAWADFERFAIDPDHFAIGFMTHHLGYEQVLGMFLEGAGTFEYDAEAQALRNVEITVQAASVFTNHDARDGHLRSGDFLDAEANPVIRFVGTSAEATGASTGIVHGDLTLRGETRPVSFTVTLNKAADYPFGAGPPYVLGISARGTVVRSEFGSTYAVGNGWVGDEIALIVELEAIRQAE from the coding sequence ATGCCGAACGAAGCGCCTATCTCGCGACGCGCCGGCGGCGCGATCGCTGTCGCCGCGGTCCTGGCGCCGACCCCGGCCTGGGCGGATTTCGAGCGCTTCGCGATCGACCCGGACCATTTCGCCATCGGCTTCATGACCCATCACCTGGGCTACGAGCAGGTGCTGGGCATGTTCCTGGAGGGCGCGGGCACCTTCGAGTACGATGCCGAGGCGCAGGCGCTGCGCAATGTCGAGATCACGGTGCAGGCCGCCAGCGTGTTCACCAACCACGACGCCCGCGACGGCCATCTGCGTAGCGGGGACTTCCTCGATGCCGAGGCGAATCCGGTGATCCGTTTCGTCGGCACGTCGGCCGAGGCGACCGGTGCAAGCACGGGCATCGTCCACGGCGACCTGACCCTGCGTGGCGAGACCCGGCCGGTCAGCTTCACGGTCACGCTGAACAAGGCGGCCGACTATCCGTTCGGCGCCGGTCCGCCCTATGTGCTGGGCATTTCCGCCCGCGGCACCGTCGTCCGCTCCGAATTCGGCAGTACCTATGCCGTCGGCAACGGCTGGGTCGGCGACGAGATCGCGCTGATCGTCGAGCTGGAGGCGATCCGCCAGGCCGAATAG
- a CDS encoding DMT family transporter, translated as MGALVYGLIAAALGAAFTTQPVINNEIARQTGSPLWAAMVSIAISLVTMIAFALTGLAGRFPAERLLGLPIWVTFGGIFGAIFVLSSVWLAPIVGTAAFFTWLVAGQLVGSLVIDHFGWLGIPETPISLWRVAGVAMVIGGALLVKFG; from the coding sequence ATGGGCGCACTGGTCTACGGCCTGATCGCGGCGGCGCTGGGCGCGGCATTCACCACTCAGCCGGTAATCAACAACGAGATCGCGCGCCAGACCGGCAGCCCGCTGTGGGCCGCCATGGTCTCGATCGCGATCAGCCTGGTCACCATGATCGCGTTCGCGCTGACCGGGCTCGCCGGCCGGTTCCCGGCCGAGCGCCTGCTCGGCCTGCCGATCTGGGTGACGTTCGGCGGCATCTTCGGGGCGATCTTCGTGCTGAGCTCGGTCTGGCTGGCGCCGATCGTCGGCACCGCCGCCTTCTTCACCTGGCTGGTGGCCGGCCAGCTGGTCGGCTCGCTGGTGATCGATCACTTCGGCTGGCTCGGCATCCCGGAGACGCCGATCTCGCTGTGGCGCGTCGCCGGGGTGGCGATGGTGATCGGCGGCGCGCTGCTGGTCAAATTCGGCTGA